One window from the genome of Cricetulus griseus strain 17A/GY chromosome 2, alternate assembly CriGri-PICRH-1.0, whole genome shotgun sequence encodes:
- the Spen gene encoding msx2-interacting protein isoform X2: MVRETRHLWVGNLPENVREEKIIEHFKRYGRVESVKILPKRGSEGGVAAFVDFVDIKSAQKAHNSVNKMGDRDLRTDYNEPGTIPSAARGLDDTVSIASRGREVSGFRGSGGGPAYGPPPSLHAREGRYERRLDGASDNRERAYEHSAYGHHERGTGAFDRTRHYDQDYYRDPRERTLQHGLYYTSRSRSPNRFDAHDPRYEPRAREQFTLPSVVHRDIYRDDITREVRGRRPERSYQHSRSRSPHSSQSRNQSPQRLASQASRPTRSPSGSGSRSRSSSSESISSSSSTSTDSSDSSSTSSGDSPARSVQSAAVPAPTSQLLSSLEKDEPRKSFGIKVQNLPVRSTDTSLKDGLFHEFKKFGKVTSVQIHGASEERYGLVFFRQQEDQEKALTASKGKLFFGMQIEVTAWIGPETESENEFRPLDERIDEFHPKATRTLFIGNLEKTTTYHDLRNIFQRFGEIVDIDIKKVNGVPQYAFLQYCDIASVCKAIKKMDGEYLGNNRLKLGFGKSMPTNCVWLDGLSSNVSDQYLTRHFCRYGPVVKVVFDRLKGMALVLYNEIEYAQAAVKETKGRKIGGNKIKVDFANRESQLAFYHCMEKSGQDIRDFYEMLTERREERRGSYDYSQDRTYYESVRTPGTYPEDSRRDYPARGRDFYSEWETYQGEYYESRYYDDPREYREYRSDPYEQDIREYSYRQRERERFESDRDRDHERRPIERSQSPVHLRRPQSPGVSPAHSERLPSDSERRLYRRSSERSGSCSSVSPPRYDKLEKVRLERYTKNEKTDKERIFDPERMERERRIIRKEKVEKEKPDRQRRKGKGHSPSSQSSETEQENDGEQSPEKTRSSTKLSREKTDKEGLAKNRLELMPCVVLTRVKEKEGKVIDHPLTEKVKARFDHDTVKPSALGQKSQASQMEASKSDSSAVESARGKAPREKALSSHAEVVDKEGRPKLRKHLKPEQPPEGLSALDLEKLEARKRRFAESSLKAEKQKPEVKKSNPETEDTRVLLKKQPDVPRGGESDRKPVRKEILKRESKKTKLDRLNSAPSPKDCQEPASASSGSGSRPSSEVHTGLGDPTHGSVESQEAQPKKAIPSKPQLKQLQLLDNQGPEKEEVRKNYCRLRDEPSEHKAGQEKPHTVNAEEKLGIDIDHTQSYRKQMEQSRRKQQMEMEIAKSEKFGSPKNDVDEYERRSLVHEVGKPPQDVTDDSPPSKKKRMDHVDFDICTKRERNYRSSRQISEESERTSCSPSVRHGSFHEDDDTLGSPRLMSVKGSPKVDVAVREDPLKFNPYESSKREQVADMAKIKLSVLNSEDEPNRWDPQMKQDPSRVDVSFPNSIIKRDSLRKRSIRDLEPGEVPSDSDEDAEHKSQSPRASTFYDSPRLSFLLRDRDDKIRERDERLSSSLERNKFYSFALDKTITPDTKALLERAKSLSSSREENWSFLDWDSRFANFRNNKDKEKVDSAPRPIPSWYMKKKKIRTDSEGKMDDKKDDHREEEQERQELFASRFLHSSIFEQDSKRLQHLERKGEESDFPPGRLYNRQASEGASSTGDSVQEPVVLFHSRFMELTRMQQKEKEKDQKPKEAEKHEDPETVAKTPEPATETKELEPKAPVSVGLPVVTPVTPEPASSAPEKAEKTAEAPLLAGEKPVEPAPLLEEVKSACEPVPAPVEQPKQVDLTPGEGTSESTAVAPLATRESSSTDAIPCVDAEPLTPGTAISKAESNVDPKPSSPQPLSKQAQKSEEAEEPKVEKPDAAPGIEPSATQKAEVMPEVQPPASEDVEANPPVAARDKKTNKNKRSKTPVQAAATSIVEKPVTRKSERIDREKLKRSSSPRGEAQKLLELKVEAEKITRAASKSSAGDPELPEPSLPLSRTRRRNVRSVYATMGDHESRSPAKEPAEQPRVTRKRLERELQEATVAPTTPRRGRPPKTRRRVEDDEEHETKEPAETPKPAEGWRSPRSQKSAATGGPHGKRGRNDQKAEAAAESSAQVNTRESNAKSRGDKEAASDSKRDRRDTSTDKNGPDPFPVEAVENKPPPEKGTKSKRGRARNTRSAMDRAAHLRSLDMATRAAGQAVDKEAGLVAISPEKNESPPKESGSSCQLKSDPVDPKKAAEKDDASTSTVTPEATQLAKQMELEQAVENIAKLTEPSSRTADKGPATGTSEGPAPEDGHKPAHQASETELAAAIGSIISDNSGEPENLSASASFPTGSQAHPQEGMEPGPTGATSGDSEANAVSQSSGSQLGASVPAAGSADTKETRENSSDAVQEARGSKVEVTPPRRDKGRQKTTRSRRKRNTNKKGIQTAIEPRASEAEQAQSESPAANEATAAPPEALQEEQQSENLPSTPPQECTSDPSKTPPAESLCQESSVEETTPCKAPAPPDLPPLSQPSLVGDEPQARFKVHSIIESDPVTPPSDSSIPPPTIPLVTIAKLPPPVIPGGVPHQSPPTKVTEWITRQEEPQTQSTPSPALPPDTKASDVDTSSSTLRKILMDPKYVSATGVTSTSVTAAIAEPVSAAPCLHEAPVPPGEPKHLPLEEKSATPVSNASDTQPSEVPVAADKEKVAPVIAPKITSVISRMPVSIDLENSQKITLAKPAPQTLTGLVSALTGLVNVSLVPVNALKGPVKGSVATLKGLVSTPAGPVNLLKGPVNVLTGPVNVLTTPVSATVGTVNAAPGTVNAAAGAVTAACGVTATTGTAAVTGAAVTVPPTKGKQRSSSSENSRFHPGSMSVIDERPADTGSGAGLRVNTSEGVVLLSYSGQKTEGPQRISAKISQIPPASAMDIEFQQSVSKSQVKPDSVTPSQSAPKGPQTPSAFANMATHSTLVLTAQTYNASPVISSVKADRPSLEKPEPIHLSVSTPVTQGGTVKVLTQGINTPPVLVHNQLVLTPSIVTTNKKLADPVTLKIETKVLQPANLGPTLTPHHPPALPSKLPTEVNHVPSGPSTPADRTISHLAATKPDTHSPRPSGPAPGPFPRACHPSSTTSTALSTNATVMLAAGIPVPQFISSIHPEQSVIMPPHSITQTVSLGHLSQGEVRMNTPTLPSITYSIRPETLHSPRAPLQPQQIEARAPQRVGTPQPATAGVPALATQHPPEEEVHYHLPVARAAAPVQSEVLVMQSEYRLHPYTVPRDVRIMVHPHVTAVSDQPRAAEGAVKVPPANKAPQQLVKETVKTSDAKAIPVPVPAPAPAPGPVPTPAPTPHGEARILTVTPSNQLQGLPLTPPVVVTHGVQIVHSSGELFQEYRYGDIRTYHAPAQLTHTQFPVASSISLPSRTKTSAQGPPEGEPLQSTQPTQSAPATQATQPAPSAPSCQPSQLNQPSQPLSSKMPQVSQEAKGTQTGGIEQPRLSAVPASRPPEPHVQVQKAPVETGQPAHPSPVSVSTKTDLPNPLPSQAAPKQPLFVPVASGASTPPGLALPHTEAQSAPKQDSSLHLTSQRPVDMVQLLKQKYPIVWQGLLALKNDTAAVQLHFVSGNNVLAHRSLPLSEGGPPLRIAQRMRLEASQLEGVARRMTVETDYCLLLALPCGRDQEDVVSQTESLKAAFITYLQAKQAAGIINVPNPGSNQPAYVLQIFPPCEFSESHLSRLAPDLLASISNISPHLMIVIASV, encoded by the exons CAGTGACTCCAGCAGCACCTCAAGTGGTGACTCACCGGCCCGCTCAGTTCAGTCTGCCGCGGTCCCTGCACCCACTTCCCAGTTGCTCTCCTCTCTTGAAAAAGATGAGCCCCGCAAGAGTTTTGGGATCAAAGTTCAGAATCTTCCAGTACGCTCTACAG ATACAAGCCTTAAAGATGGCCTGTTCCATGAGTTTAAGAAGTTTGGCAAGGTGACTTCAGTGCAGATCCACGGGGCCTCTGAGGAGCGGTATGGCCTGGTGTTCTTTCGGCAGCAAGAGGACCAAGAAAAAGCACTGACCGCATCAAAGGGAAAACTTTTCTTTGGCATGCAGATTGAGGTGACTGCATGGATAGGGCCAG aaacagaaagtgaaaatgaGTTCCGGCCCTTGGATGAAAGGATAGATGAATTCCACCCCAAAGCAACAAGAACTCTTTTTATTGGCAACCTTGAAAAAACGACGACTTACCATGACCTTCGAAACATCTTTCAGCGCTTTGGAGAAATTGTG GACATCGATATTAAGAAAGTGAACGGAGTTCCTCAGTATGCCTTCCTGCAGTACTGTGATATTGCCAGTGTGTGTAAGGCCATCAAGAAGATGGACGGGGAGTACCTTGGAAATAACCGCCTCAAG CTGGGTTTCGGAAAGAGCATGCCCACGAACTGCGTGTGGTTAGACGGACTTTCTTCAAACGTGTCTGACCAGTATTTAACACGGCATTTCTGCCGATACGGGCCTGTGGTAAAG gTGGTGTTTGACCGCTTAAAAGGCATGGCTCTGGTTCTCTACAATGAGATTGAGTATGCACAAGCAGCTGTCAAGGAGACCAAGGGCAGGAAAATTGGTGGGAATAAAATTAAG gtGGACTTTGCAAATCGGGAAAGCCAGTTGGCATTTTATCACTGCATGGAGAAGTCTGGTCAAGATATCAGGGACTTCTATGAAATGTTAACAGAAAGAAG AGAGGAACGAAGAGGATCCTATGACTACAGCCAGGATCGGACATACTATGAAAGTGTCCGGACTCCAGGCACCTACCCTGAGGACTCTAGGAGGGACTATCCAGCCCGAGGGAGAGACTTTTACTCCGAATGGGAAACTTACCAAGGGGAGTATTATGAATCCCGATACTATGATGACCCTCGAGAATACAGAGAATATAGGAGTGATCCTTATGAACAAGATATTAGGGAATACAGCTATAGGCAGAGAGAACGGGAGAGATTTGAGTCTGACCGGGACCGGGACCATGAGAGGAGGCCCATTGAGCGAAGTCAGAGTCCCGTGCACTTGCGTCGTCCACAGAGTCCTGGAGTGTCTCCTGCACATTCAGAGAGATTGCCGAGTGACTCTGAGAGGAGGCTCTACCGCCGGTCCTCAGAGCGAAGTGGCAGCTGCAGCTCAGTGTCCCCTCCACGGTACGATAAACTGGAGAAGGTGCGGTTGGAGCGctatacaaaaaatgaaaagacagataAAGAACGGATTTTTGATCCTGAGAGAATGGAGCGGGAGAGACGAATAATTCGGAAGgaaaaagtagaaaaggaaaaacctgACAGGCAGAGACGGAAAGGAAAAGGGCATTCCCCTAGTTCTCAGTCTTCTGAAACAGAGCAAGAAAATGATGGAGAGCAGAGTCCTGAGAAAACCCGGAGTTCTACCAAACTGAGCAGAGAGAAAACGGACAAGGAAGGGCTAGCCAAGAACCGCCTGGAGCTCATGCCTTGTGTGGTTTTGACTCGagtgaaagaaaaggaggggaaagtTATTGACCACCCTTTGACAGAAAAGGTCAAAGCTAGGTTTGATCACGACACTGTTAAGCCTTCCGCCCTGGGTCAGAAGTCCCAGGCCTCTCAGATGGAGGCTTCCAAGTCAGACTCATCTGCAGTAGAGTCTGCTAGAGGGAAAGCACCGAGGGAAAAGGCCCTTTCAAGCCATGCAGAGGTGGTGGATAAGGAGGGCAGGCCTAAACTCAGGAAGCACCTCAAGCCCGAGCAGCCGCCTGAGGGCCTGAGTGCTCTGGACCTGGAGAAGCTGGAAGCAAGGAAAAGGCGATTTGCAGAATCCAGCTTGaaagcagaaaagcaaaaacCAGAAGTCAAGAAAAGCAATCCTGAGACAGAGGACACAAGAGTGCTTCTAAAGAAGCAGCCTGACGTGCCGAGGGGAGGGGAGTCTGACAGAAAGCCTGTGAGAAAAGAGATCCTTAAAAGGGAATCAAAAAAAACTAAGCTGGACAGACTTAATTCGGCTCCCAGCCCCAAAGACTGCCAGGAGCCTGCTAGTGCCTCCTCAGGGTCTGGCTCACGGCCCAGCTCAGAGGTACACACAGGCCTGGGAGATCCAACACACGGGTCTGTGGAAAGTCAAGAAGCCCAGCCCAAAAAAGCCATCCCCTCAAAACCTCAGCTCAAACAGCTGCAGCTCCTAGACAATCAAGGGCCTGAGAAAGAGGAAGTCAGGAAAAACTACTGCCGTCTTCGTGATGAGCCATCGGAGCATAAAGCAGGCCAGGAGAAGCCACACACAGTAAATGCTGAAGAAAAACTTGGCATTGACATTGATCACACACAGAGTTACCGAAAACAGATGGAACAGAGTCGCAGGAAACAGCAGATGGAGATGGAAATAGCCAAGTCTGAGAAGTTTGGCAGTCCTAAAAACGATGTGGATGAATATGAGAGACGCAGCCTTGTCCATGAGGTGGGCAAGCCCCCTCAGGATGTCACCGACGATTCCCCCCCtagcaaaaagaaaaggatggatCACGTTGACTTCGATATTTGtaccaaaagagagagaaattacaGAAGCTCACGCCAGATCAGTGAGGAGTCTGAAAGGACCAGCTGTTCTCCCAGTGTCCGCCATGGCTCCTTCCACGAAGACGATGACACCCTGGGTTCCCCTAGGCTGATGTCAGTAAAAGGGTCTCCTAAAGTGGATGTAGCAGTGAGAGAAGACCCCTTAAAATTTAACCCTTATGAGTCTAGCAAGAGAGAGCAGGTGGCAGACATGGCCAAGATAAAGCTATCTGTCTTGAATTCTGAAGATGAACCAAATCGTTGGGACCCCCAGATGAAACAGGACCCCAGCAGGGTTGACGTGAGTTTTCCTAACAGCATAATTAAGAGAGACAGTTTACGGAAGAGGTCTATACGTGATCTGGAACCTGGTGAGGTACCCTCCGACTCTGATGAGGATGCTGAGCACAAATCCCAGTCACCCAGGGCCTCCACCTTCTATGACAGTCCTCGGCTGTCTTTTTTATTGAGGGACAGAGACGACAAAATACGTGAGCGAGATGAAAGACTGTCTAGttctttagaaagaaataaattttattcttttgctctGGACAAGACAATCACACCAGACACTAAAGCTTTGCTTGAAAGAGCTAAGTCTCTCTCTTCGTCCCGAGAGGAAAACTGGTCTTTCCTTGACTGGGACTCCCGCTTTGCTAATTTTCGAAAcaacaaagataaagaaaaggttGACTCTGCCCCAAGACCGATTCCATCCTGGtacatgaaaaagaagaaaatcaggaCTGACTCGGAGGGGAAAATGGATGATAAGAAGGATGACCAccgggaggaggagcaggagcggCAGGAGCTGTTCGCCTCTAGGTTTTTACATAGCTCCATCTTTGAGCAGGACTCCAAGCGGCTGCAGCATCttgagaggaagggggaggagtcTGACTTCCCTCCCGGGAGGCTGTACAACAGACAAGCATCTGAGGGGGCCAGTAGCACAGGTGACTCGGTCCAGGAGCCAGTGGTCCTGTTCCACAGCAGATTCATGGAGCTCACACGGATGcaacagaaggagaaggagaaggaccAGAAACCCAAAGAGGCTGAGAAACATGAGGACCCAGAGACTGTTGCCAAGACCCCGGAACCTGCCACTGAGACTAAAGAGTTGGAGCCGAAAGCCCCCGTTTCAGTTGGGCTTCCTGTGGTCACCCCTGTGACGCCAGAACCAGCATCATCAGCACCAGAGAAGGCTGAGAAAACAGCAGAGGCTCCTTTACTGGCAGGAGAGAAGCCTGTAGAGCCAGCCCCCTTATTGGAAGAGGTGAAGTCCGCCTGTGAGCCGGTTCCTGCCCCTGTGGAACAGCCCAAGCAGGTGGACTTAAccccaggagagggcaccagtgaAAGCACTGCTGTGGCCCCTTTGGCTACTCGAGAAAGCTCAAGTACTGACGCCATCCCTTGTGTGGATGCTGAGCCTCTGACTCCTGGGACTGCAATTTCCAAGGCAGAAAGCAATGTAGACCCAAAACCCAGTAGTCCCCAGCCACTTTCCAAACAGGCTCAGAAGTCTGAGGAAGCCGAAGAGCCGAAAGTGGAGAAGCCAGATGCAGCTCCAGGCATTGAGCCCAGTGCCACTCAGAAAGCCGAAGTCATGCCTGAAGTTCAGCCCCCAGCCTCTGAAGATGTAGAGGCCAATCCTCCAGTTGCTGCAAGAgacaagaagacaaacaaaaacaaacgttCCAAGACACCGGTCCAGGCAGCTGCCACAAGCATCGTGGAGAAGCCTGTCACCAGAAAGAGCGAGAGGATAGACCGGGAAAAGCTGAAGCGGTCCAGCTCTCCTCGAGGAGAGGCACAGAAGCTGTTAGAACTGAAGGTGGAGGCTGAGAAGATTACAAGGGCTGCATCTAAAAGCTCTGCGGGGGACCCTGAGCTCCCTGAGCCCAGCCTACCTCTCAGCCGAACCAGGCGCCGGAATGTCAGGAGCGTTTATGCCACCATGGGTGACCACGAAAGTCGCTCTCCAGCTAAAGAGCCTGCTGAGCAGCCCAGAGTGACCAGGAAGAGACTGGAGCGGGAGCTGCAGGAGGCCACAGTAGCTCCCACCACCCCTCGGCGGGGAAGGCCTCCTAAAACACGCCGGCGTGTTGAGGACGATGAAGAGCATGAGACGAAAGAGCCAGCAGAAACACCCAAGCCAGCTGAGGGCTGGAGGTCTCCGAGGTCGCAGAAGTCAGCTGCCACTGGCGGACCCcatgggaaaagggggagaaaCGATCAAAAAGCTGAGGCTGCTGCTGAAAGCAGTGCCCAGGTGAACACGAGGGAAAGTAACGCTAAGTCCAGAGGTGATAAAGAAGCAGCAAGTGATTCAAAACGTGACCGGAGAGATACCAGCACAGACAAAAATGGACCTGACCCCTTCCCAGTTGAGGCAGTGGAGAACAAGCCACCTCCCGAGAAAGGCACCAAATCAAAGAGAGGGCGGGCCCGTAACACCAGGTCAGCAATGGACAGAGCTGCACATCTGAGAAGCCTGGACATGGCCACCAGGGCTGCAGGGCAGGCTGTGGACAAGGAAGCTGGGCTTGTGGCAATCTCTCCTGAGAAAAATGAGAGCCCCCCAAAGGAAAGTGGCTCCTCATGTCAGCTGAAAAGTGACCCAGTTGATCCTAAGAAGGCAGCAGAGAAGGATGATGCGTCTACCTCCACGGTGACCCCGGAAGCCACACAGCTAGCCAAGCAGATGGAGCTGGAGCAGGCTGTGGAGAACATCGCAAAGCTCACTGAGCCCTCCTCCCGTACTGCTGACAAGGGACCAGCCACAGGGACTTCTGAAGGCCCTGCCCCGGAGGATGGCCACAAGCCTGCACACCAGGCAAGCGAAACCGAACTGGCTGCGGCCATTGGGTCCATTATCAGTGACAATTCTGGAGAGCCTGAAAActtgtctgcttctgcctccttccccACAGGATCTCAGGCACATCCGCAGGAAGGAATGGAGCCGGGGCCCACTGGGGCCACATCTGGAGACTCAGAGGCAAATGCTGTTTCCCAGTCTTCTGGCTCACAGCTCGGTGCCTCGGTCCCTGCAGCAGGCTCTgcagacaccaaggaaaccaGAGAGAACAGCAGTGATGCTGTACAGGAAGCCAGGGGGTCTAAAGTGGAAGTCACTCCTCCCCGAAGAGACAAAGGGCGTCAGAAGACAACACGGTCACGCCGGAAAAGGAATACAAACAAGAAAGGAATACAAACTGCCATAGAGCCTCGTGCCTCTGAGGCTGAGCAGGCTCAAAGCGAGAGCCCTGCTGCTAACGAGGCAACGGCAGCACCCCCAGAAGCTCTCCAGGAAGAACAGCAGAGTGAAAACCTCCCGTCTACTCCTCCTCAGGAATGCACTTCTGATCCAAGCAAGACCCCACCTGCCGAGAGTCTGTGTCAGGAAAGCAGTGTTGAAGAAACGACCCCCTGCAAAGCACCCGCCCCCCCTgacctccctcctctttcccagcCATCGCTGGTGGGTGACGAACCCCAGGCCAGGTTCAAGGTGCATTCAATCATCGAAAGTGACCCGGTGACTCCACCCAGTGACTCCAGCATTCCTCCACCCACAATCCCTTTAGTGACAATAGCAAAGCTCCCACCCCCTGTCATTCCTGGGGGAGTCCCACATCAGAGTCCCCCTACTAAGGTGACAGAGTGGATCACAAGACAGGAGGAGCCTCAGACTCAGTCCACCCCATCTCCAGCTCTTCCCCCAGACACAAAGGCATCTGACGTGGATACCAGCTCCAGTACACTGAGGAAGATCCTCATGGATCCCAAATATGTATCTGCCACAGGTGTTACTTCCACAAGTGTCACCGCAGCCATCGCAGAGCCCGTGAGTGCTGCTCCTTGTCTGCATGAGGCACCGGTCCCTCCAGGTGAACCCAAACATCTTCCCTTAGAAGAAAAGTCAGCAACTCCAGTATCAAATGCTTCTGACACCCAGCCCTCAGAGGTCCCAGTAGCTGCTGACAAAGAGAAAGTAGCTCCGGTCATTGCCCCTAAAATCACATCTGTTATTAGCCGGATGCCTGTCAGCATTGACCTGGAGAATTCGCAGAAGATAACATTGGCAAAACCAGCTCCTCAGACCCTGACTGGCCTGGTGAGTGCCCTGACTGGCCTGGTGAATGTCTCTCTGGTCCCAGTGAATGCCTTAAAGGGTCCCGTGAAGGGCTCAGTGGCCACACTGAAAGGTTTAGTGAGCACCCCTGCCGGGCCTGTGAATCTCCTAAAGGGGCCCGTGAATGTCCTCACTGGGCCTGTCAATGTCCTGACCACTCCAGTTAGTGCCACAGTAGGCACAGTGAACGCTGCCCCAGGTACCGTGAATGCTGCCGCGGGTGCAGTGACTGCGGCATGTGGCGTGACTGCCACAACAGGCACAGCAGCTGTGACAGGTGCTGCCGTGACTGTGCCGCCCACGAAGGGTAAACAGAGGTCAAGTAGCAGTGAGAACAGTCGCTTCCACCCTGGGTCTATGTCTGTGATCGATGAGCGGCCAGCAGACACAGGCTCGGGTGCAGGGCTGCGTGTGAATACTTCAGAAGGAGTCGTGCTTCTGAGCTACTCAGGACAGAAGACGGAAGGCCCACAGCGGATCAGTGCCAAGATCAGCCAGATCCCTCCAGCCAGTGCGATGGACATTGAGTTTCAGCAGTCAGTATCAAAGTCCCAGGTGAAGCCAGATTCTGTCACCCCATCCCAGTCTGCACCCAAAGGCCCTCAGACCCCTTCAGCTTTTGCAAATATGGCCACCCATTCCACCCTGGTTCTGACTGCCCAGACATACAATGCCTCTCCGGTGATCTCCTCTGTGAAGGCGGACCGTCCATCCTTGGAAAAGCCTGAGCCCATTCACCTGTCAGTGTCCACGCCTGTCACGCAGGGCGGCACAGTGAAGGTTCTCACCCAGGGCATCAACACACCCCCAGTGCTGGTTCACAATCAGCTTGTTCTCACCCCAAGCATAGTCACCACTAACAAGAAACTCGCTGACCCCGTCACTCTGAAAATCGAGACCAAGGTCCTTCAGCCAGCTAACCTGGGGCCCACCCTCACTCCCCACCACCCCCCTGCCCTGCCCAGCAAACTGCCTACAGAAGTAAACCATGTTCCCTCAGGGCCCAGCACCCCGGCAGATCGAACCATCTCCCACTTGGCAGCCACGAAGCCAGACACACATAGCCCTCGACCTAGTGGGCCTGCACCAGGTCCTTTCCCAAGGGCATGCCACCCCAGCAGCACCACCTCCACAGCACTGTCCACCAATGCCACCGTCATGCTGGCTGCGGGCATCCCCGTGCCCCAGTTCATCTCTAGCATACACCCCGAGCAGTCTGTCATCATGCCGCCCCACAGCATCACGCAGACGGTGTCCCTGGGTCACCTTTCACAAGGGGAGGTGAGAATGAACACACCCACATTACCCAGCATCACCTACAGCATCCGCCCAGAGACTCTGCACTCTCCTCGGGCCCCCCTGCAGCCCCAGCAGATAGAGGCAAGGGCCCCGCAGCGTGTGGGCACACCCCAGCCTGCCACAGCTGGTGTGCCTGCTCTGGCCACCCAGCACCCTCCCGAGGAGGAAGTTCACTATCACCTCCCTGTGGCTAGAGCTGCAGCCCCCGTGCAGTCAGAAGTGCTGGTCATGCAGTCTGAGTACCGACTGCACCCGTACACTGTGCCCCGAGACGTGAGGATCATGGTGCATCCGCATGTGACCGCGGTCAGTGACCAGCCCAGGGCTGCTGAGGGGGCAGTGAAGGTGCCACCAGCCAACAAGGCTccccagcagctggtgaaagaaACCGTTAAGACTTCAGATGCCAAAGCaatccctgtccctgtccctgcccccgcCCCGGCCCCGGGCCCTGTGCCTACCCCCGCCCCTACCCCTCATGGTGAAGCCCGAATCCTCACAGTCACCCCCAGCAACCAACTGCAGGGGCTGCCTCTGACCCCACCTGTGGTTGTAACCCATGGGGTGCAAATTGTGCACTCAAGCGGTGAACTGTTCCAAGAATATAGGTATGGAGACATCCGTACCTACCATGCCCCAGCTCAGCTCACACACACTCAGTTTCCTGTCGCCTCCTCCATCAGCCTACCCTCCAGGACCAAGACTTCTGCACAG GGCCCTCCTGAAGGTGAGCCCTTGCAGTCCACACAGCCTACACAGTCTGCCCCGGCTACGCAGGCCACGCAGCCTGCACCATCTGCCCCATCCTGCCAGCCCTCCCAGCTCAACCAGCCTTCCCAGCCACTGAGTAGCAAGATGCCCCAGGTCTCCCAAGAAGCAAAGGGGACTCAGACAGGAGGGATAGAGCAGCCTCGTCTCTCAGCTGTCCCTGCGAGCCGGCCGCCTGAGCCCCATGTTCAGGTTCAGAAGGCGCCAGTGGAAACAGGCCAGCCAGCCCACCCCTCCCCTGTGTCAGTCTCCACGAAGACAGACCTCCCAAACCCTCTTCCCTCTCAGGCTGCCCCAAAGCAGCCGTTGTTTGTCCCTGTGGCCTCGGGTGCAAGCACCCCACCTGGACTGGCTCTGCCTCACACTGAAGCCCAGTCAGCCCCCAAACAAGATTCTTCTCTACACCTGACGTCACAGAGGCCTGTGGATATGGTTCAGCTTCTGAAG CAGAAATACCCGATCGTGTGGCAGGGCCTGCTGGCCCTGAAGAACGACACAGCCGCCGTGCAGCTCCACTTCGTCTCTGGCAACAATGTCCTGGCCCACCGgtccctgcctctctctgaaGGTGGTCCCCCCCTGAGGATCGCCCAGAGGATGCGGCTAGAGGCCTCACAGCTGGAAGGAGTTGCCCGGAGGATGACA GTGGAAACAGATTACTGTCTGCTGCTGGCTCTGCCCTGTGGGCGTGACCAGGAGGATGTGGTGAGCCAGACAGAGTCCCTCAAGGCTGCCTTCATCACTTACCTGCAGGCCAAGCAGGCAGCAGGGATCATCAACGTTCCCAACCCTGGCTCCAATCAG cccGCCTACGTGCTGCAGATCTTCCCGCCCTGTGAGTTCTCCGAGAGTCACCTCTCCCGCCTGGCCCCTGACCTCCTTGCCAGCATCTCCAATATCTCCCCGCACCTCATGATTGTCATTGCCTCTGTCTGA